In Catalinimonas alkaloidigena, one genomic interval encodes:
- a CDS encoding mandelate racemase/muconate lactonizing enzyme family protein, which translates to MTTHSRRSFLTKSALSGAALGTLGLSTASFGQGLETAVNHAPQASAPSDLKITETKCGYIRNGHSLFVKIYTNQGIWGCGEGVDATPGTYHLVKMFGERIKGKSPLNVNRLFEDIRRAGFFEGAQSGMFVAVLSAVETALWDLAGKALNVPVYQLLGGKFRDKIRVYMDTALYQFKLPKPEQFAQSASEAVKMGFTAVKFDLDQANDPNKYDAYNWTASPGELQRMYDQIAAARKAVGPNIDICVDMHGRYDAITGKQVAKMLEPLKLMWLEEPIPAENPEAFRAIAEETSTPICAGENHYLAYGFRRLLEIGAVDIIMPDLQKVGGLGEGQRIANLSNLYYVPFAPHMVASYLGAMASCHVCASVPNFLILEWQTYFHTDPMFKEIVTFDGNMVDNGFITLSEKPGIGVEINEEGMRKYATPGVPFFA; encoded by the coding sequence ATGACAACACATTCCCGCCGTTCGTTTCTGACCAAAAGTGCCCTGAGCGGCGCTGCCCTCGGCACGCTGGGCCTGAGCACCGCAAGCTTCGGCCAAGGCCTGGAGACCGCCGTGAACCACGCCCCCCAAGCTTCCGCCCCCTCCGACCTGAAAATCACCGAGACCAAGTGTGGCTACATCCGCAACGGACATAGCCTTTTCGTGAAGATTTACACCAACCAGGGCATCTGGGGATGTGGCGAAGGCGTCGACGCCACGCCCGGCACTTACCACCTGGTGAAGATGTTCGGCGAACGAATCAAAGGCAAAAGCCCCCTGAACGTCAACCGTTTGTTCGAAGACATCCGGCGGGCGGGCTTTTTCGAAGGGGCGCAGTCGGGCATGTTTGTGGCGGTGCTTTCGGCAGTGGAAACGGCGCTGTGGGATCTGGCCGGCAAGGCGCTGAACGTCCCGGTCTACCAACTATTGGGCGGGAAGTTCCGCGACAAAATCCGCGTCTACATGGATACAGCGCTCTATCAGTTCAAGCTGCCCAAGCCCGAGCAGTTCGCGCAGAGTGCATCGGAGGCGGTCAAGATGGGCTTCACGGCGGTAAAGTTCGACCTCGACCAGGCCAACGATCCCAACAAATACGACGCCTACAACTGGACGGCCAGCCCCGGGGAGTTGCAGCGCATGTACGACCAGATTGCCGCTGCCCGCAAAGCCGTCGGCCCGAACATCGACATTTGTGTGGACATGCACGGCCGCTACGACGCCATTACCGGTAAGCAGGTGGCCAAGATGCTGGAACCGCTGAAACTGATGTGGCTGGAAGAACCCATCCCGGCCGAAAATCCGGAGGCGTTCCGGGCCATTGCAGAAGAGACCAGCACGCCCATTTGCGCTGGCGAGAACCACTACCTCGCTTACGGGTTCCGGCGTTTGCTGGAGATTGGGGCGGTGGACATCATCATGCCCGACCTGCAAAAAGTGGGCGGCCTGGGCGAAGGGCAGCGCATTGCCAATTTGTCCAACCTCTACTACGTGCCGTTTGCGCCGCACATGGTGGCCTCGTACCTGGGCGCGATGGCGTCGTGCCACGTGTGTGCTTCCGTGCCCAACTTCCTGATCCTCGAATGGCAGACGTATTTCCATACGGACCCGATGTTCAAAGAAATCGTCACGTTCGACGGCAACATGGTTGACAACGGCTTCATCACGCTCTCCGAAAAGCCGGGCATCGGCGTGGAAATCAACGAAGAGGGCATGAGGAAATACGCGACTCCCGGCGTGCCGTTCTTTGCGTAA
- a CDS encoding RraA family protein — MFFPSRLWLLGLLLVGLALPVAGQQISKAELIFLTPEWKGERFPDGRPKVPDALLERMKGVTLEEAWAVLKGENYKHQYDDGWMCINPDSVLVGRAVTATFMPGRPDVHRVIDDRGHNRDKRVKSQNAWPIDMLVKGDVYVVDQFGAHVDGPTIGDNLGNSIYAKTGNGIVYDGAVRDINGLKEIGSFTSFFRTYHPSHHLNNPDGDLNTTLVGINTPTRIGQAMVIPGDVVLGRDGGVIFIPPHLAEKVVTTSEIVRLRDMFGHQRLREQKYTPGEIDNRWSDAIEKDFSQWLSSHINELPVPREQIQEFLKNRTW; from the coding sequence ATGTTTTTCCCCTCCCGATTGTGGCTTTTGGGCCTGCTGCTCGTGGGCCTTGCGTTGCCCGTGGCCGGGCAGCAGATTTCCAAAGCAGAACTGATTTTCCTGACGCCCGAATGGAAAGGCGAGCGTTTCCCCGACGGCCGCCCCAAAGTGCCGGATGCGCTTCTGGAGCGGATGAAAGGCGTGACCCTGGAAGAAGCCTGGGCGGTGCTGAAAGGCGAAAATTACAAGCACCAGTACGACGACGGATGGATGTGCATCAACCCCGATAGTGTGCTGGTGGGGCGGGCCGTTACGGCGACGTTTATGCCCGGCCGCCCCGACGTGCACCGTGTGATCGACGACCGCGGACACAACCGCGACAAGCGTGTGAAGTCGCAGAACGCGTGGCCCATTGACATGCTCGTCAAAGGCGATGTGTACGTCGTGGATCAGTTCGGGGCGCATGTAGACGGCCCCACCATCGGCGACAACCTCGGCAACTCGATCTACGCCAAAACGGGCAACGGCATTGTATACGATGGCGCCGTGCGCGACATCAACGGGTTGAAAGAAATCGGCTCGTTTACTTCGTTCTTCCGCACCTACCACCCGTCGCACCACCTCAACAACCCGGACGGCGACCTGAACACCACGCTGGTGGGCATCAACACCCCGACGCGTATCGGGCAGGCCATGGTCATTCCCGGCGACGTCGTGCTGGGGCGCGACGGTGGCGTTATCTTCATTCCGCCACACTTGGCCGAAAAAGTGGTGACTACCTCCGAAATCGTCCGGCTGCGCGACATGTTCGGGCACCAACGGCTGCGCGAACAGAAATACACGCCCGGTGAGATCGACAACCGCTGGTCCGACGCCATCGAGAAGGATTTTTCGCAATGGTTGAGCAGCCACATCAACGAGCTGCCCGTGCCGCGCGAACAGATCCAGGAGTTCCTGAAAAATCGCACCTGGTAG
- a CDS encoding thioredoxin family protein: protein MDTAVMRWLAFALVGLWGAVGSSRAQSLERLAFAQLDSAMQQPRPVVVLVTTSWCRYCALMRQTTLRDPEVIWQLNQRFYFVELDAEQREPVHFKGTTYAFRPTGQDTGLHDLAATLAEVDGTVTYPTVVMLNPQYEIVFQHPGALTAAELLRVLRQL from the coding sequence ATGGACACTGCGGTAATGCGATGGCTGGCCTTTGCCCTGGTCGGGCTGTGGGGGGCGGTGGGCAGTAGCCGGGCGCAGTCCCTGGAGCGGCTGGCGTTCGCGCAGCTCGACAGCGCCATGCAACAACCCCGGCCGGTGGTGGTGCTGGTCACCACGTCGTGGTGCCGGTACTGTGCCCTGATGCGTCAGACCACGCTGCGTGACCCAGAGGTGATCTGGCAGCTAAACCAACGCTTTTACTTCGTGGAACTCGACGCCGAGCAACGCGAACCTGTTCATTTCAAAGGCACTACCTACGCTTTTCGGCCCACGGGGCAGGACACCGGCCTCCACGACCTGGCCGCCACACTGGCCGAGGTTGACGGCACGGTAACGTATCCTACGGTGGTGATGCTCAATCCGCAGTACGAAATCGTGTTCCAGCATCCCGGCGCGCTGACGGCAGCCGAGCTACTTCGCGTGTTACGGCAACTGTGA
- a CDS encoding TonB-dependent receptor produces the protein MPSFYTILLTLLATCAAVAQTGQLRGRITSAGQPLEFVNVGLEGTTYGNSTDADGRFLINNIPFGTYTVRMSAIGYETVLRRVQVQDTNALWLDATMNETQSTLNEVVVTGTMKEVSKMESPVPVEVYTPQFFRKNPTPNLFDALQNVNGVRPQLNCNICNTGDIHINGLEGPYTMVMIDGMPIVSSLSSVYGLSGIPNSLVERIEVVKGPASSLYGSEAVGGLINIITKKPANAPLFTADVFGTSWAEVNADLGYRYQLGNKVDALAGINYYNYQVPMDRNGDNFTDVTLQHRISLFNKWSLQRKEHRLASLAARYFYEDRWGGEMQWTPAYRGGDTYYGESIYTSRWELIGNYQLPVREKLNLWFSYNDHQQNSYYGTTPYRASQRIAFGQLLWDKEMGHHSLLTGMAFRYTFYDDNTPATATFAAWDGDTTVRNQPDRIALPGVFVQDELTISPEQKLLLGARYDYNSVHGHIVTPRLAYKWTFAPQNVLRLNAGTGYRVVNLFTEDHAALTGARQVVIEGDLRPERTYNVNLNYVKHLYTANGHAIGLDLTGWYTYFNNKILPDYLTDPNKIVYRNLRGHAESVGLSLNADVVLNNGLKLLAGGTLMDVSTLTTNEQGALVRQRQLLTERWMGTWTVSYTLRPWNLTVDYTGNLYGPMRLPVLGELDPRPDKSPVWSIQNIQLSKPLGKRVELYGGVKNLLNWTPNRNSAFLIARAHDPFDRGVQFDSEGQVRPTAENPYALTFDPSYVYAPNQGIRGFLGVRWTLR, from the coding sequence ATGCCCTCATTCTATACGATTTTACTCACCTTACTGGCGACCTGCGCGGCCGTAGCCCAAACGGGCCAGCTCCGGGGTCGCATCACGTCGGCGGGCCAGCCCCTTGAGTTTGTCAACGTCGGGCTGGAAGGCACCACCTACGGCAACAGTACCGATGCCGACGGCCGTTTTCTCATCAACAACATCCCCTTCGGCACGTACACGGTGCGGATGTCGGCCATTGGCTACGAAACGGTGCTGCGCCGTGTGCAGGTGCAGGACACAAACGCTCTTTGGCTGGACGCAACGATGAACGAAACGCAGTCGACGCTGAACGAAGTGGTAGTGACGGGCACGATGAAAGAAGTCTCCAAGATGGAAAGTCCCGTTCCGGTCGAAGTGTACACCCCGCAATTTTTCCGGAAAAATCCCACGCCCAACCTCTTCGATGCGTTGCAGAACGTGAACGGGGTGCGGCCCCAGCTCAACTGCAACATCTGCAACACGGGCGATATTCACATCAACGGGCTGGAAGGGCCTTACACCATGGTGATGATCGACGGCATGCCCATCGTCAGTAGCTTGTCATCCGTCTATGGGCTGTCGGGCATTCCGAACAGTCTGGTCGAACGCATCGAAGTTGTGAAAGGTCCGGCCTCGTCACTCTACGGTTCCGAAGCTGTAGGGGGGCTAATCAACATCATCACCAAAAAACCTGCGAACGCGCCCCTGTTCACCGCCGACGTGTTCGGGACGTCCTGGGCAGAAGTTAACGCCGACCTGGGCTATCGCTATCAGCTGGGCAACAAGGTGGATGCGCTGGCGGGGATAAACTACTACAACTACCAGGTACCGATGGACCGGAACGGCGACAATTTTACGGACGTGACGCTGCAACACCGCATTTCCTTGTTCAACAAGTGGAGCCTGCAGCGGAAAGAGCACCGACTGGCGAGTCTGGCGGCGCGCTACTTCTACGAAGACCGCTGGGGCGGCGAAATGCAGTGGACGCCCGCCTACCGGGGGGGCGATACCTACTACGGCGAAAGCATTTACACCAGCCGCTGGGAGCTGATCGGGAATTACCAGTTGCCGGTGCGCGAAAAGCTGAACCTGTGGTTTTCGTACAACGACCACCAGCAAAATTCGTACTACGGCACCACGCCCTACCGAGCGAGCCAGCGCATTGCCTTCGGGCAGTTGTTGTGGGACAAAGAAATGGGGCACCATAGCCTGCTGACCGGCATGGCCTTTCGCTATACCTTCTACGACGACAACACGCCCGCTACGGCCACGTTTGCCGCCTGGGACGGCGATACGACCGTTCGGAACCAGCCGGATCGCATTGCCCTGCCCGGCGTTTTTGTGCAGGATGAACTGACGATCTCGCCCGAACAGAAACTCCTCCTGGGTGCACGCTACGATTACAATTCCGTGCACGGGCACATCGTTACGCCCCGCCTGGCGTACAAATGGACCTTTGCGCCCCAGAACGTCCTGCGCCTCAATGCCGGGACGGGCTACCGCGTGGTGAACCTCTTCACGGAAGATCATGCCGCGCTGACCGGGGCGCGGCAGGTCGTAATCGAGGGAGATCTGCGGCCGGAGCGCACCTACAACGTCAACCTGAACTATGTTAAACACCTCTACACCGCCAACGGGCACGCCATCGGGCTGGACCTGACGGGCTGGTATACCTACTTCAACAACAAGATTCTGCCCGACTACCTGACCGACCCAAACAAAATTGTGTACCGGAACCTGCGCGGCCATGCCGAATCGGTGGGGCTCTCGCTGAACGCCGACGTAGTGCTGAACAACGGACTGAAGTTACTGGCGGGCGGCACGCTGATGGACGTGTCGACCCTGACGACCAACGAACAGGGGGCGCTGGTGCGGCAGCGGCAACTCCTGACCGAACGGTGGATGGGCACCTGGACGGTGTCGTATACCCTTCGGCCCTGGAACCTAACGGTCGACTATACCGGTAACCTGTACGGTCCCATGCGGCTGCCGGTGTTGGGCGAACTGGACCCGCGGCCGGACAAATCGCCGGTCTGGAGCATTCAGAACATCCAACTGAGCAAACCGTTGGGCAAACGGGTGGAGCTGTACGGTGGGGTGAAAAACCTGCTGAACTGGACGCCGAACCGCAACAGCGCTTTCCTCATTGCCCGCGCCCACGACCCCTTCGACCGAGGGGTGCAGTTTGACAGCGAGGGACAGGTTAGGCCGACGGCCGAGAATCCGTACGCACTGACGTTTGATCCGTCGTACGTCTATGCGCCGAACCAGGGCATCCGTGGATTTCTGGGAGTACGATGGACACTGCGGTAA
- a CDS encoding DinB family protein, producing MSIIPMLLDEMDREAQTTRKMLDRVPDDKYDWQPHPKSMTVRQLATHIAELPGWVSLVLNTPELDFAASPYTPMPIRNHRELLDYFERSLAEGREQLAEANEARLSENWILREGDQVYSSSSKSDFIRTTYSQIVHHRAQLGVYLRLLDIPIPGSYGPSADDPSF from the coding sequence ATGTCTATTATCCCGATGCTTCTTGACGAAATGGACCGAGAGGCCCAAACCACCCGGAAAATGCTGGATCGCGTGCCGGACGACAAATACGATTGGCAGCCCCACCCGAAAAGCATGACCGTGCGGCAATTGGCAACGCACATTGCCGAGTTGCCGGGGTGGGTTTCTCTGGTGCTCAACACCCCCGAACTCGACTTTGCGGCCAGTCCCTACACACCGATGCCGATACGCAACCACCGCGAACTGCTCGACTATTTCGAGCGATCGCTCGCCGAGGGGCGGGAGCAGCTGGCCGAAGCGAACGAAGCCCGGCTGTCCGAAAACTGGATACTCCGGGAGGGTGATCAGGTCTACAGCAGTTCGTCGAAAAGCGACTTTATTCGCACCACGTACAGCCAGATTGTGCACCACCGGGCGCAGTTGGGCGTCTACCTGCGGTTGCTCGACATTCCCATTCCGGGAAGCTACGGCCCTAGTGCCGACGATCCTTCTTTCTAA
- the treF gene encoding alpha,alpha-trehalase TreF, with translation MQHHLFRTLVFWLFSLSLLVAQPSEIRINSSADLYSDLFNAVQMSRIFPDSKTFADAIPKEDPEQIRLAYQRMRRQPDFSLLQFVNRYFIVPEVRASDFTTDTSRSVQAHINALWPVLTRKPDSQQGSWQQGGSLIPLPHEYVVPGGRFREVYYWDSYFTMLGLQASGREDLIRSMLDNFAYLIKTVGFIPNGNRTYYRGRSQPPFFAAMVRLLAASEGDSVLLRYLSPLETEYQFWMDGRDRLTAAAPAYRRVVRINDTQVLNRYWDDYPAPRPESYREDVLLAREVGGDSLQLWRDLRAGAESGWDFSSRWFRDHQHLATIHTTEILPVDLNALLYNLEMTLARAHQLAGHAEEREFYLKQAQLRSEAVRQYFWHEDQGVFLDYDFVAGQPTGVISAATLYPLFFGMVTSRQARAVAKIVRRSLLQPGGVLTTVNRTGQQWDAPNGWAPLQWIAIRGLEHYGEQALADRIRTGWTSLNVKVYEQTGKLVEKYNLLDTGLEAGGGEYPLQDGFGWTNGVLLRLLEDQEKR, from the coding sequence ATGCAACACCACCTCTTCCGAACGCTCGTTTTCTGGCTGTTCAGCCTGTCGTTACTCGTCGCCCAGCCGTCCGAAATCCGCATCAACTCTTCGGCCGATCTGTACAGCGATTTGTTCAATGCCGTGCAGATGTCGCGCATTTTTCCCGACTCCAAAACCTTTGCCGATGCCATTCCGAAAGAAGATCCCGAACAGATTCGGTTGGCGTACCAGCGCATGCGCCGTCAGCCCGATTTCAGCCTGCTGCAGTTTGTTAACCGCTACTTCATCGTCCCGGAGGTGCGTGCTTCCGACTTTACGACCGACACGTCTCGGTCGGTGCAGGCGCACATCAACGCCCTTTGGCCGGTGCTGACGCGCAAGCCGGACTCGCAACAGGGGTCGTGGCAACAGGGGGGCTCGCTCATTCCGCTGCCGCACGAGTACGTGGTGCCGGGCGGGCGTTTCCGCGAAGTTTATTACTGGGACAGCTACTTTACGATGCTAGGGCTGCAAGCGTCGGGGCGCGAAGACCTGATCCGCTCCATGCTTGACAACTTCGCATACCTGATCAAAACGGTGGGCTTTATTCCCAACGGCAACCGCACGTACTACCGGGGGCGTTCGCAGCCGCCTTTTTTTGCCGCGATGGTCCGGCTGCTGGCCGCGTCGGAGGGCGATAGTGTGCTGCTGCGCTACCTTTCGCCGCTCGAAACAGAGTACCAGTTCTGGATGGACGGACGCGACCGCCTCACCGCCGCCGCCCCGGCCTACCGCCGCGTGGTGCGGATCAACGATACGCAGGTGCTGAATCGTTACTGGGACGATTACCCCGCTCCACGTCCCGAATCGTACCGGGAAGATGTGCTGCTGGCGCGCGAAGTGGGTGGCGATTCGCTGCAACTCTGGCGCGACCTGCGGGCTGGTGCCGAGAGTGGCTGGGACTTCAGCAGCCGTTGGTTTCGCGATCACCAGCACCTGGCGACGATTCATACGACCGAGATTTTGCCGGTTGACCTGAATGCCCTCCTGTACAACCTGGAAATGACGCTGGCCCGTGCCCACCAACTGGCCGGCCATGCGGAAGAGCGCGAGTTCTACCTTAAGCAGGCCCAGCTTCGCTCCGAAGCGGTGCGCCAATATTTCTGGCACGAAGACCAGGGCGTCTTTCTGGACTACGATTTTGTGGCCGGGCAACCCACAGGTGTAATCTCGGCCGCCACGCTCTACCCGCTTTTTTTCGGCATGGTTACGTCGCGTCAGGCGCGCGCCGTGGCGAAAATTGTGCGCCGTTCGCTGCTGCAACCGGGGGGCGTGCTGACGACCGTCAACCGAACGGGGCAGCAGTGGGATGCACCCAACGGCTGGGCTCCCCTGCAGTGGATTGCCATCCGAGGGCTGGAGCACTACGGCGAACAGGCCCTGGCCGATCGCATCCGCACAGGCTGGACCAGCCTGAACGTGAAGGTGTATGAACAGACGGGCAAGCTGGTCGAAAAATACAACCTGCTCGACACCGGCCTGGAAGCGGGCGGCGGCGAGTACCCGTTGCAGGACGGGTTCGGTTGGACAAACGGGGTGCTGCTGCGCTTGTTGGAGGATCAGGAAAAGCGGTAG
- a CDS encoding LVIVD repeat-containing protein — protein sequence MKHSSTSALLSGLVVLLPLLQACTDVCESTTTYTVYEPVFTMAADLKTSIGYEAPRDLHEPGKIYRYGDYLLVNELHEGLHIFDNKDPQRPVNLKFLAIPGNVDMALRDGILYADNYVDLVAIDLTDPLAARVTERIPNVFAHNYNWAGTDSTLFISDWQETEQVKLSDCQEAPWNNGQGWREGDGIIVLFGGFANTKAYSSSGAAPQVGVAGSMARFAQYDRYLYTVGPSDMRLYDVSTPTTPVPGPVLNVGFGVETIFAYKDMLYLGSSFGMYIYDNSDPRQPVQLGQYPHVLSCDPVVVQDDYAYVTLRSGSLCGVGAWTDQLMVIDVRKPSNPTLLKTYPMTNPHGLSIDGCNLFICEGTDGLKTFKTTDPEQLELVQHLTGMDAYDVIAYDDLLIMIGKDGLYQYTYTDFCQQTAALQPLSVIPVKRPAS from the coding sequence ATGAAACACTCCTCTACTTCTGCGCTTTTGAGCGGACTTGTTGTGCTGCTGCCGCTCCTGCAAGCCTGCACCGACGTGTGCGAATCCACCACGACCTACACGGTATACGAACCCGTTTTCACGATGGCGGCCGACCTGAAAACCAGCATCGGCTACGAAGCCCCGCGCGACCTGCATGAGCCCGGCAAAATCTACCGGTATGGCGATTACCTGCTGGTGAACGAGCTGCACGAAGGGCTGCACATTTTCGATAACAAAGATCCGCAGCGGCCGGTGAACCTGAAGTTTCTGGCCATTCCCGGGAATGTCGACATGGCGCTGCGCGACGGCATCCTCTACGCCGACAACTACGTGGACCTGGTGGCCATCGACCTGACCGATCCGCTGGCGGCCCGCGTCACCGAACGCATTCCTAACGTGTTTGCACATAATTACAACTGGGCCGGTACCGACTCCACGCTTTTCATCTCGGACTGGCAGGAAACCGAACAGGTCAAGCTGAGCGACTGCCAGGAGGCGCCGTGGAACAACGGGCAGGGCTGGCGGGAAGGCGATGGAATTATCGTGCTGTTCGGCGGCTTTGCCAATACTAAAGCTTATTCGAGCAGCGGCGCGGCGCCTCAGGTCGGGGTGGCGGGCTCGATGGCGCGCTTTGCTCAATACGACCGGTACCTCTACACGGTGGGCCCCTCCGACATGCGTCTGTACGACGTTTCTACTCCCACCACGCCGGTGCCGGGTCCGGTCCTCAACGTGGGGTTTGGCGTGGAGACGATTTTTGCTTATAAGGACATGCTGTACCTCGGTTCCTCGTTCGGGATGTACATCTACGACAACAGCGATCCCCGCCAGCCTGTCCAGCTCGGTCAGTACCCGCACGTCCTGAGTTGCGACCCCGTGGTGGTCCAGGACGACTATGCGTATGTGACGCTCCGCTCCGGTTCACTGTGCGGGGTAGGGGCCTGGACGGATCAGCTCATGGTGATCGACGTGCGGAAGCCCAGCAACCCGACGCTTCTGAAAACCTACCCGATGACCAACCCGCACGGCCTGAGCATCGACGGGTGCAACTTGTTCATTTGTGAAGGGACCGACGGGTTGAAGACGTTCAAAACGACCGATCCGGAGCAACTGGAGCTGGTTCAACACCTCACCGGCATGGATGCCTATGACGTGATCGCCTACGACGATCTGCTGATCATGATCGGGAAAGACGGGCTGTATCAATACACGTACACGGATTTCTGCCAGCAAACGGCGGCGCTCCAGCCCCTCAGCGTCATTCCCGTCAAGCGTCCGGCAAGCTAA
- a CDS encoding LVIVD repeat-containing protein, whose protein sequence is MKKLYSLSGRIGLLALALPLLQACTDTCERTNTYTTYEAVYTQREEFKNSIGYEAPHKIETPGKIFRYGDYLLVNEPNEGIHILDNKDPRRPVNLRFLKIPGNVDILVRDDVLYADNYIDLVAFDISDPLNAREVGRIESAFVEQYQVFAAVDAQGNAVQQVLTEWVETEKVEKGDCQSQPVIWYGGWCGTINYAADGRMMSATANSALGSSAAPPVGIGGSMSRFAQYDHYLYAINSSNLALFDISTPASPQATGEIYVGWGIETLFPYGNKLFIGSQNGLYIYDNADPASPQQLSRFAHVQSCDPVVVQGDFAYVTLRNGTECNGYANQLDVLDIRDLTNPTLLKTYPMTNPHGLGIDGCGLFICDGADGLKAFNAENPLDITPVAEFPGIDAYDVIAYDDLLIMIGQDGIYQYRYNNMCDAEAQVELLSTTPIYRPTI, encoded by the coding sequence ATGAAAAAACTTTATTCCCTCTCCGGACGCATCGGGCTCCTGGCCTTGGCGCTACCGTTGCTGCAAGCCTGCACCGATACGTGCGAGCGTACGAATACCTACACGACCTACGAGGCCGTCTACACCCAGCGCGAAGAGTTTAAAAATAGCATCGGCTACGAGGCACCGCATAAAATCGAAACGCCGGGCAAAATCTTCCGTTACGGTGATTACCTCTTGGTGAACGAGCCCAACGAGGGCATTCACATTCTGGACAATAAAGATCCGCGCCGTCCGGTCAACCTCCGGTTTCTGAAAATTCCGGGGAATGTGGACATATTGGTGCGCGACGACGTGCTGTATGCCGACAACTACATCGATCTGGTGGCCTTCGACATTTCCGATCCGTTAAACGCCCGCGAAGTGGGCCGCATCGAGAGCGCCTTTGTGGAACAGTACCAGGTCTTTGCGGCTGTGGATGCGCAAGGCAATGCGGTCCAGCAGGTCCTGACCGAATGGGTCGAGACCGAAAAAGTAGAAAAAGGTGACTGCCAGTCCCAGCCGGTCATCTGGTACGGAGGCTGGTGCGGCACCATCAACTACGCCGCCGACGGCCGGATGATGAGCGCCACTGCCAACTCGGCCCTAGGCAGCAGTGCTGCACCGCCTGTCGGCATTGGCGGGTCGATGTCGCGTTTTGCCCAGTACGATCATTACCTCTACGCCATCAACAGCAGCAACCTCGCCTTGTTCGACATCAGCACCCCCGCGTCGCCTCAGGCCACGGGCGAAATTTACGTAGGGTGGGGCATCGAAACGCTGTTCCCGTACGGCAACAAGCTCTTTATTGGTTCGCAGAACGGCCTGTACATCTACGACAACGCCGACCCGGCTTCGCCACAACAACTTTCCCGATTTGCGCATGTGCAGAGCTGCGATCCGGTGGTGGTGCAGGGGGATTTTGCCTACGTGACCCTGCGGAACGGCACCGAATGCAACGGATACGCCAACCAGCTCGACGTGCTGGACATCCGCGACCTGACTAATCCGACACTCCTGAAAACGTACCCGATGACCAATCCGCACGGCCTGGGCATCGACGGGTGCGGCCTGTTCATCTGCGATGGTGCGGACGGCCTGAAGGCCTTTAATGCGGAAAATCCGCTCGACATCACGCCCGTGGCCGAATTTCCAGGAATAGATGCCTACGATGTGATCGCTTACGATGACTTGCTGATCATGATCGGCCAGGACGGCATTTACCAGTACCGTTACAACAACATGTGCGACGCCGAAGCACAAGTGGAGCTGCTGAGCACGACGCCCATCTACCGTCCTACCATTTAA
- the otsB gene encoding trehalose-phosphatase: MPQLPSALDHFDEIKAQFGNRQIALFLDYDGTLTPIVPDPEKALLSETMRRLLDRIASQRMLIIVSGRDRANVADKVDLPELIYVGSHGFDIKGPELEEQHHAGIDALPALDAAEQELRDALADVPGAQVERKKYAIAVHYRQVAPEQQERVKQEAEQAAQRHETLKPAGGKGIVELKPNYDWHKGKSIRWLVDTLELSPEEMLPVYLGDDLTDEDAFREMRDWGITVLVGDHGHETAAQYGLHDVDEVGRFLQLVLEEVEQTATSHS; the protein is encoded by the coding sequence ATGCCACAACTTCCTTCCGCGCTTGACCATTTCGACGAGATTAAAGCGCAATTCGGAAATCGTCAAATTGCCCTCTTTCTCGACTACGACGGAACGCTGACGCCCATCGTGCCCGACCCGGAAAAAGCCCTGTTGTCGGAGACCATGCGTCGTTTGCTGGACCGCATTGCCTCGCAGCGCATGCTGATCATTGTCAGTGGACGCGACCGGGCCAACGTGGCCGATAAGGTGGATTTACCCGAACTGATTTACGTAGGAAGCCACGGGTTCGACATCAAAGGCCCTGAGTTGGAAGAACAGCACCACGCCGGCATCGATGCGCTGCCCGCCCTCGACGCTGCCGAGCAAGAACTGCGCGATGCGCTGGCCGACGTGCCGGGCGCGCAGGTGGAACGGAAAAAATACGCCATTGCGGTCCATTACCGGCAGGTAGCGCCTGAGCAACAGGAACGGGTAAAGCAGGAAGCCGAGCAGGCGGCCCAGCGCCACGAAACCCTGAAACCTGCGGGTGGCAAAGGCATTGTGGAGCTGAAACCCAACTACGACTGGCACAAAGGAAAGTCGATTCGCTGGCTGGTCGATACGCTGGAACTTTCGCCGGAAGAGATGCTACCGGTGTACCTGGGCGATGACCTGACCGACGAAGACGCCTTCCGCGAGATGCGCGACTGGGGCATCACCGTACTGGTCGGCGACCACGGCCACGAAACGGCGGCCCAGTATGGCTTGCACGACGTCGACGAAGTAGGCAGATTCCTGCAATTGGTGCTGGAAGAAGTCGAACAGACGGCTACTTCACATTCGTAA